The Coffea arabica cultivar ET-39 chromosome 2c, Coffea Arabica ET-39 HiFi, whole genome shotgun sequence genome includes the window GATTGATGCTTTTCTGGTGGACGAAACTCAGAAACATGGTGTCAAGGAAGCTGTGAAGGTTGCTGCTGATGCTGGTCCCGCTGCCATTGAAAATGGAGTTGATGCTGCAGGCAAGAAAGTTGACGAACAGAACAAAGAAGTGACTAATGGAGCTGTAAAAGTGAAGGAGGTCTAAGACATATTGCTGCTGATCATATCATCTCAAACTATAACCAACTTCATATGAATTAATTACTATCATGTTTTAAGGTGGATGAATGACCATTTTGATGTACCTTGTGATCAATGATATGATGAGGTTCATGTTTTATGTTTATGTCTGTGGTTCACATTTGCTATAAATTTAATGGATATGGTATTGCTTGATGTTGTTATATATAGAgaataattatttattcaaattaTTGAGATGCATCCCAACATGATCTGAAAGGAACGAGAGTTCTACATTTGTGCTGAAGGTACCATTTCAATATTCAGACAAATATTCTACTATGGGAATCTGATTGCCCTTTTTTTTAACCCCAAGAATGTTAAGCAAGGAGCAACAGATTATCCTCCTGGAAAAATTGAATTCTGCTAATTATTACCTCTCTTTGATCAAAATACAGAACAGAAAACAATCAGTATCTTTGTCCTTTTGTTCTATTTTGATGAACCCTTCAAACTATTGTATtgtttttaacttctaatcttTAAATTGCTGGAGGCAGGCATGAAGTTCAAGATACTTGTACGCCCTTAAGCTTTCTGTACTAGATTGGAAATGCCAATCGTTTAAGATATTAGGTTTCAGAACACAGCTTGTTATTAAATATATCTTTTCTGAGCAACAATCAATAAAATTTCAACATGAATTGCTtaaattttttcagattttccTGTGATTTATGCCCATTTTATCCCCTTGCATTATGAATTGCATTTGCTTGGTGTAATAGCCGCAATGCTTGAGCATGAATAGCAAAGAAAGTGACTTATCTTCCTCATAATTGCTAGAAAACCTACATACACAAATTCTTAATTGTACTCCAAAAAAATCTAAATCCAAAGGCCCAGGAATACTTGTATGACTAATTAATGCGTATATgtaaaaagggataatttcagaaacctcccttgaggtttccaGCAATTACAGAGTGTTCCCctcaagtttcaaaaatttgactATCTAAATTTTTGGgaggttttgaattcaaaacttTCTACTTATTATTCCTCTCATCttattacattaaaaaaaaggacCAGTTAACTATGTCTTGTAACTGTAAAAttaggaaattattattttttggtggTCACAAAGTTCGGCAAATCAACCAGCTTAATTTGTTCAAAATAAATGCTATTTGCTGGGGTTATGGTAATGCAAGAAGATAATttgaatatatacatatatatttcaaaatagTTAAGTTAATAGGAAAAATTTAGCACCATGATATGATGTAGTTATGAaaagaattaattttatatatactgattGTATATACACTAACAAACAGGTATGAATACATGTTACATGTAcaaaaattgaagtttgaatCCAAATTGGATTCTATTGCATGCATTCATAGCCTATACAAGtatatatacactatcaatgtAAACAAGTTTAGCCATcatgaaaatattaaacttttGTTCACCGACTGGTAAAACAACCTAGAGATCTACATAATTTTCTATAGACCATAATGTAGTTTACCTAAACTAGCTCGCTGTAATGGAGAAACAAGTCAAAAACTTGCAACCTTGAACAAATCAATGTGGTGGATGGCGAGTGGCAAAGTTACGTGCCAGACTTTCtgccattttttttaatttatggaAGGAAGTGCAAGTATTCACTGTATATGATTGAAATATAGGAAGGGCAGTCTATTTCAACCAAATTTCTTGTTTGTTCGTTTTGTAACTTTTATCTCACgcctagggctgcaaacgagtcgagtcgagtcgagttttgagttaatcgagccgagtctcgattaaattttaccaagctcgagctcgagcttgacgagtcggcaattttcgagctcgagctcgaaaaattttttttttatttttaaaaaaataaataaaataatatttttttctgaataaataataaaatattaagcatatatacgtaattttactataaaaataaaaaatatataatatataatagacgtaattttattattaaataaaaaaaaaatatatatatatatactcaagctcgcgagccggctcgcgagctaacgagcttaatattcttagctcgaattcgagctcgagctcgactcgagccgctcgcgagcggctcgattcgtttgcagccctgtCACGCCAAACCTTCTAAATACACCATCCAAACTTCTCTTTTAGTGCAAAACGTTGTCGTACAAATATTAAAGGATTTATGTAGCGGGATATTTATAAGGTAATTATTAGTCCACTTAAATTATGATTAAGGAAATTAAGAGTTGCATTAATAAATAGTTGTAGATTCATACTCTTTTTCTGCACAATattttgattagaaaaaaatattatttacacTCCAATTTTTGTTAATTGTACGCAACAATTTCTTTTAtcatataatttaataaattatccGTCCATCGTTATATAAATGGGAATTAAGGCCCGAACGACTCCTAAGGCCCAAAACGATTAGGTGGTCAGCTTAAAAATAGTCCGTCCGGAACTGGGAAACTAAGTCGCCGTTGTATCGATCCATTAAGTTCGTAAAAAGGTCCACATGTCCAGCCAATGGGCTACCTGGTGCTATTGAAGTATTCATGGGCGGTGGACAAGTTCGATGATAAGACTTGTGTTTGGGAAGCCAATTTGACGTAAATTTATGAATGAGGCTTGATCCAAGAGAACAATGTGGTCAACTAGGGCTTGTAGATTTGTTTGAATCCTATACTTGGCTTTCAACTCATAGATTTGTAAATTAACTTAAAAGGGCTTGATTTAGTTGTAGTAATTGTACAAGAGAAGCAACATTATATACACTAGTGCTCAATGCATATCCCAAAAAATGTACTATAATATTTATggtaatatattttaaataaaatttttattattgaaggaaactttaatcttttaaatattttttggtAAAATAGTTTTATATTGATACTTATAATGTTTATGAATAGTTATGTTGAAAACATATATTTACAAATAAATATAATCATGAGTAGTTATAGATACTTAAAAGTAAAAGTAGTTTTTATAAGCACAAATACGAAAGTTTATAAAGTGATGATAAATGTTAATTCCAGATCCCTCCCTCAACCTTTATATGTAGTATAGATTTGTGTGTGTAAACAGACACATACACAGACAATAACTCCAATTCTCAtgactagggatggcaatgggggcgggtgcccgcggggggctctcggggcggggggtggggcgggggcgggggggaattttttccccccgcttagaaacggggcggggggcgggggagtatacccccgccccatcccccgccccgccccccgcaaaacaaaaaaaaatataaaaaaatatataattatatataacatgtaagttaattagttataaacttatgataatgatattattagttagatatattatataatgtatattagtttatgtaatataattgatattatcaattatatgaataattctacatgtttactaatagaatttattaattagttatactaaatttactaatatatttatactaaatttctaattacacttaatagaataacacttttttctcaaaaaaaagcacaaacacaataatgaattagtgattgcatttgtactaaaagtgaaaacttgactattttagttatatttattttatcatattggattgtattcaaataacttctgtttgattgtttttatgagtttcaattgtaaaattacaatgaataataatttggtgatgtgttgatattttagtacttgattatttattaaaatttaattataataaaattatataataaaattgtattaaccccgcgggtgcccccgcgggggaaacggggcggggcggggggagcaggaggcgggggacggggcgggggacggggggaactaataggcaacggggcgggggacgggggaggagacccccgccccaaccccgcaccgttgccatccctactcATGACTTTAATTTAGCCAAATCCCTGTCGAGCACAAGTGATAAACAGGAAGGAATTTCACTAAAATCCATTCAGTTCTATACGCCATCCCTCTGGCAAATCGACCTCTAACCAATGTGGAACCTCATCGCCCGACATAAATACCGATCCTTTCTTGGTATACATATCCGTTTAGGAGGAAAATGATCCAAACAATAGGCTGGGCACATTAATGATCGAACAATCCAAGCCACACCCCTTAGGGAGTACCACTTCTAATACTAATGATACACGTTATCAATGTTTATGGTGCAAGTCATTAATGTATTAGGAGTACAGATTTAGGTCAAAGGGAAGTGAATTTAGCCCGTTCTTTTATATTATTCTCACGTactctttttattattattttttggttcATAGAAGATTCTACGAAAAGGAGGAGCAAAAGcaaagaagtttttttttttttttaatgaaataaCCAATGTTATCATCCCAAAAGTTGGGGAAGAAACCTTCATCACCTAATTTATGTTCCTACTTGAACTAGGTAAGGTATTGGGGACTGCCCATCCCATATGTCTTTGTCTATAGAATAGGATCTACGACGGTAATGCTTGCCCAAGAATTCCCAACGACTTAGATCACCATATCCATAGGCTACTAAATTCAAAGGATCAATTCCAAACAACCTTAAGGGTCGAATTAAATGTGTGACTTGCATCTTCATATATTACTTTCATTACTTACAATAATAGTAAGTGCAAGCAAATCCTTGGTAGCACGCATCTACCCAATTTCAGAGCCAAACATGTGAAATTAACATGTAGGACGGTTCTGCCAATTAAACGAGCAGTTGAAGTTCGCTAGACATATTGAATGGTTCAGATACATGTCAATTAATTGAGAGAGATACCTGCTCTAATCCTTGAATTAGGGGGAGGAACGATTGCAATAGGCATTCGTTCCCCAAGTTTGACAGTGAAGATTAGCCCCAAAAAATAATTTCTGAAGGTCAAGTCATGTAATGTAAATTGTTTTCAACGCCGTGTGTGAGATCCAcaacaaaattattttataattatattgTGTTTAAAGTTATTTACATCTTGAAGAAGTGGACTTACAATTTATTGAAATGGACAAAACTATTTCGGAGTGATTGCACGACAACTGTTTATGTCACCTTTTGGATATCATGACCGAAAAGAATTAAATCAGAGATAATAACATTTTATTAAGAACAAAATTGAAGTTGAAACCACAACAGTGCATCTGATATTGTTTCTGTAGTAGAGATATAggtaaaataaatgatttatagatacaaaacatatatataGATATTTGGAGACAGAGACAAAGAGGATGTTGCCTATAATGCATACCTGCACTGTTGAAGCACAAGGGTCCAATAGCAAGATCCATCCCATGATGAGTGTTGGACAGTAGCAGAGCCAGAACATTTGTTTAGAGATGAAATAACATAAGTTTATACTTATAATATGTTGGTTCAAAAATTTTTGGAACAATTAAATATTtgttataaaaaattaatttattcaatAATCAatattacaaaatttttcaaaacaaataatcTGAGGCTTTGGATTTATTAGTTGCCAGGTCATCTGATGGAATAAAATTGTATAGTAATTAAAATTATACATATGAATACAAGATTTATGAATAATTTATACACAATTGAActtcaaatgagtgtttggttCACTTATAATTAAAGATAGCTGAATATTTAAATAAAGTTCAGTATAACATAAATAACATTTATTAGAAAGTGAAAGGAGAGGGATGAGTTGGGTGGTTTGGGTGAGGGAGTGTAAATAAGAGGTTTCGAGTTTGAATTCTTCTGtactatattttttttaaaaaaaaagtgatagaAAAAGTAACCTATAATATGTTTTCGTTCAAGGTTCCATTACTGTCAAATTTCAAATGGGACAAaagtaaaacaataataaaatatctaaaaaaaatttagactattCTAAAGTTTCTagtaaaatatctaaaaaaaattttagactaTTCTACAGTTTCTAATCGCACCCCTGGGTTAAATGTGGCTCTGCCAATGCTCTATGACTAGATCCAGTTATGATCAAGAGTTCCAAGGGCAGCTGACCAATTTGACGTACACCAAAAAATGTAGAATGTTTAGAGATAGCAAAGGTAAAATTTGATGTCTGTTGGACCCAACGATTAATTCAATTAGACGATCAATGAGTTATTTGTTAGGGTTTGATATCAATGAAAAGTTATCGAATAACTCAATAGGATTTAGTAAGAATATCCTAAAAAACCCAATAGCCGAGACCCAGTGCATACACAACTAACTGAAAGCATTAAATGGAGACAATTGTGATtaaaaatagaagattgtgGACTTGACCTTTCATAAAATGTTTGATTTTTCTCATGTTGGTTATACAGTTTTGTCCAAGTTTAAGACTCAACATAGTGTATTAGTTTACGATGATACATGTATTGATTTTAGTTTATAAaagttaattttctttttttttgaactaTTCATATTAGCATTCGCTAATATGCAAATTCGTAGCATTCGCTAACAGCAATTGATAAAAAACTTGATATAGTAAGGTCAAGGGCCAAAAAAATTTGCATGCACTAAATCGCCTCGTTCATGCTTTAAAGCTTGAAGGCTTTAGTCTTTTGAGTTTTTGTTTGTTATTTGTGGTTATATATTGTACCATACTACCCTGTGTTGTCAATAAAATGATGGAGTTTCTTCTCTTGGCGAAAATGCATAGTTGAATTGTAAATTTTGCTCAAAGGTACGTAGTAAGTTAAGTTATAATAGTAAGTATTGTCATAAAAATGGTGCCAGTTAAAGGGGCGCTTCAGCAAGAAAAATTGGCAAGGAACACGAATATATCAGAGAACATTCATACTCAAATTGACAAACTATATGCATAAAACCTCAAAACAGCAAAAAGTGACAAATTATTCTCTCCGTTTTTAAGTTTACATGGCCGTTTATTGGATAACCAAACACAAAAAAACTGACCCAACCCATAATGTAAATTGCTAAGAATACATTTAGATTCTCTATCACTTCACCGATAATTAGCTCAGTTAAAATCTTTGGACTATTCTCCGAGACTTTTGAATGGCCTATTTATTTGTAAGAATAAGTTGCGTATGATGAGCAAATTCTTTATAGATGTACCTAGCAAATTGAAGAGATAAATGTGTGCCCGTTTTGGATGGTTAAATGCAGTTGCTGAGATGCGTCCTCAAAGCATATTTTCTAGTCCGTCGTTGAAGACATGTCCCATTTTGAACGCTGGATAGGTGCTGCAGTCAGTTATATATAAATGAAGCAATTTCGTGTACGTTAGAAAGGCAAATGGTTGGATGGGCGCATGCAAATCTCATTTTTCTTTCGTTTGAGTAGGTTATTACTTGTTTTGGCAGATGGATGTAAATCGATGTGAAACCATCATTTTAATGGGGTAAGTTGGATATTCATTTAGATCCAAGACAAATCTTTCTGCTCAtccaaattcatttttgcaatatGGTTTTGGATTAAAAATTGACTTTTCATAGACGCATTTGCTAGTGATTCAGGTTGTACTGTACCCAACTAAAGCTCGAGTTACATAACTACAAATGTCAAATAGTCGATCTTCTTGGGACGTTGACATGATATCTCTTTGAGAATCGGAGttaaaaacaaattttgaaGTTAAAAGGATCATTAATTACTTGAACCAAATTTTGCTCTTATAAATAGCTGGGTTGCCTGGCATATAAGCTCAGccagaaaacaagaattcaggTCAATGAAAATGTTTCCCTGCCCGCATCGAGAAATAGAACTGACTAATCCTAAGTCAAAGGGTCGAGAAACTCAACGTCGCTATTCTTGAACAACTTGGAGCCGGTCCTTCTTTTCGCACTATTATGGATATGAAAATATTGGTCAAAGTCGGATTTAATTGTCAACTGTCCCGGTCGGAAATAGGATTGACTGCCGATTCCGAAGGAACTGGAGTAGTCACACAAGAGATAAGGGCCAGTGTATCAGAAATTTACAATGAGAAAGAGTTGTGCCAAGTGAAAGTAAAGTGTTTTTTAAACAAATTGGCCTGCCCAGATTGCCTACTTCCATTGGAATACATCGAGGAATGCGGATTCGTGAAAGAAACTGGCTTTATTTGGCTTAAACGGAAGCAAAAGATTGTGCGAAAGTTTGAAAAGATTGACAAGCTTGCCCAATATGCAGCAGAAGTCACAGCCTATGCTGAACCAAAGAAGTTAAAGTCCATAACTGGACTGAAGGCCAAGGAGCTCTTCTTGTGGGTTACTGTGAGTGatgttgaagttgaagatgcTCCAACTGGAAAGATCACTTTCAAGTCTCCTCTAGGGCTGACAAGAACTTTCCCGCGGTCGGCTTTCGAGGTGGCGGAAGCTGAAGAGGTTAAGACAACAAAGAATGATAGAACtgacaatgaagtgaaatcaagGGTTTAAGTTTGCGATTCATATATGGCAACTTGAACATTCATGAGGTAATTAAAGTCACCTACAAGATATTTGAGTGCACTATATATATCACCTAATTCATGCTTTAGAGCATGAAGATTGAATCTTTTGAGTCTGCGTTTGTTCTGTGTGGTTTTGAAGAAGACTTCTTTATTTACTCTGGGTGATTTCGGTGTTATACTACTCTATGTTCTCAATGAAGCAATAGAGTTTCTTCTAATAAAAATGCATTAATTGAATGGTAAATCCATCGTTTGGGTTGCGTAGCAAAACTACCACTCACTCTTTGCAGCCTTCCATGCATGCCTTCCATGCACTAAAGTGTAGGTCGTGCCTGACAATCctattcaacacttaaatttatgAATTTAGATCTTAACACGTtctttgataataaaaaatagagcatctgaattaattaaatgatatagaattttctaaacaaactTGCTTCCAAAAATAAAGTATAAGCTATCGATTCATCACTTAATAtgatatacattcaaatgtATCATATGTAGAACTTAACAATTCagtaatttaatgaattcagatttcatatttcaatttttaatttttaaatttcagttttatcaaatgctGACTAAGTTGACCAATGTTTCTCTTATTTGGCTTGTGACTTTGTTGGTATATAAGAATTCCAGCCTCTAATGCTTAATCAGCATCAACTCTCGTCCAACTTTAGACAACCACGAATCACTTAAGTCTCGATCAGTTCTTAGAAGAAtctattttgaaaataaaaatttgcaacttcatccaccaaaaaaaaaaaaaaaagtttacacTACAGTGAGATAACGAGTTTTTCGTGCTTTGCCTAAGGAAAtgaacggaaaaaaaaaaaaagaatttttgtgTAGAGGTGCTAAAATTAATTTTAGATCATAAAGGCATTTAACCTACAAGTAACTCGATCACAAGCTCAAATTGAACTAT containing:
- the LOC113724642 gene encoding uncharacterized protein, producing MDMKILVKVGFNCQLSRSEIGLTADSEGTGVVTQEIRASVSEIYNEKELCQVKVKCFLNKLACPDCLLPLEYIEECGFVKETGFIWLKRKQKIVRKFEKIDKLAQYAAEVTAYAEPKKLKSITGLKAKELFLWVTVSDVEVEDAPTGKITFKSPLGLTRTFPRSAFEVAEAEEVKTTKNDRTDNEVKSRV